The genomic interval TCCTGCTCCTGCAATAATCACTTTTAAGCCTCTGGAGATCGCCGTCTTGGCATATTCTACCATGTTTTCAGGAGTGCGGTGCGCTGATATAATCCGAACTTCATATGAAATCCCAAATTGATCTAAAATTTCGGCAGCATCTTTCATGATTTTTAAATCACTGTCTGATCCCATTATAATACCAACTTCCGGATGCTCTTTCATGAAATAACTTTGATCGTTTGTGCCACAAATTTAGCGATTTCTTTGCATCTTTCAAGATTGGAGTCCGTAATCGTTACATGTCCCATTTTGCGATTTGGCCGGGTTTCTTCTTTGCCATAAATATGGACATGAACACCATCGATTTTTAAAATTTCATCCAAACCTACATAACGCGCTTTGCCAGCATATCCTTCTTCTCCTAATAAATTTACCATAACCGCTGCCCGGGTGTGCTGCGTAGATCCTATACTCAAGCCGGATATAGCTCGCAAATGATTTTCAAATTGACTGGTAGCACCATTATCCATCGTGATGTGTCCACTATTATGAGGTCTCGGTGCCATTTCATTAATCCAAATCGAACCATCTTTATTGTAAAAAAATTCCACCGCAAGGAGCCCAACGATTTCAAGCTTATTGGCCAATTCAAAAGCTATTTTGCTCGCCTTTTTTTCAATATCATCCGGAATTTCTGCCGGACAAATTACAAATTCAACTAAATTGGCAGTAGGATGGAAATCCATAGATACAGCTGGATACACTTTTGTTTCTCCAATGATATTCCGAACTGCAATAACACTGATTTCTTTTTTAATATCAGCAAGTGTTTCTATTACACTATGACCATCCATCAGTTTTGGTATAAAAGTTTCATCATGAATAAGCTCAACACCTTTGCCATCATAACCTCCGGTTCTTAATTTTTGAACAAAAGGAAATGAAAGTGCTCCGGAATCAATCGCTTCTTCAATTTCTAATTTTGAATTAAATAATCGAAATGGAGCTGTTGGAAAATGGTGATCCTTGTAAAATTGTTTTTGATTTCCTTTATCCTTAATTAAATCTATAATTGCAGCCTGAGGATATACCAAAATACCTAATGCCTCAAGTTTATAAAGACCTTTAGTATTTACATTCTCGATTTCAATTGTAATAATTTGCAAAACTTGACCAAAGCCAACAACATCTTCATAGGAAGTAATATCGCCTTCTATAAAATTTGCACTGGCTCTTCCAGCTGGATAATCTCTTGATTTGTCAAGGAAGAATAACTCTAAGCCTAGGCTATAGCCTTCCTGAGCCAACATTCTGCCGAGTTGTCCGCCACCTAAAATACCAATATTGAGATCGCCAGGAATATAAAACATAAAATATTTTTGCGAAAATCGGAAGCTTTGCCAACATCTTATCAATTTTATGCATCTTTTCGTAAATTATGAGCAAATTATTAATTAAGAATGCCCTCCTGGTGAATGAAGGTTCTATTTTTGAATCTGATATTCTGATTAAAAACGATCGAATCGACCGGATAGATCGGAATATTTCATCTTCAAATGCAGATATCCTGGACGCTGGAGGAAAGCACCTCATTCCAGGCTGTATTGATGATCAGGTGCATTTCAGAGAACCAGGTCTTACACACAAAGCCACCATAGCTACCGAATCTGCTGCCGCAGCTGCAGGTGGGGTTACTAGTTTTATGGAAATGCCCAATACGATTCCAAATGCTTTAACAGGAGCTTTATTAGAAGATAAATATCAGATTGCAGCAAAAAGCTCGTTCGTTAATTATTCATTTTATATGGGCGTTTCTAATGAAAACCTGGAAGCTGTCCTAAAAGTCAACTACGACGAGGTGTGTGGCATTAAAGTATTTATGGGTTCCTCTACAGGAAATATGTTAGTGGATCGACTCCAGGTTTTAGAATCTCTATTTAAAGAGGCGCCAGTACTTATTGCTACGCATTGTGAAGACGAAAAAACAATTCATCATAATTTGGATTTAGCATTCGCAAAATATGGAGATGACATACCGGTAACAGAACATCCAAATATTCGGAGTAGGGAAGCGTGTTATTTGTCATCAAGCCTTGCTGTTGCATTAGCAAAAAAGCATGATACGCGCTTACATATCTTGCATATTAGTACGAAAGAAGAGTTGGATTTATTTGATAATTCAATACCGCTAAATGAAAAACGAATTACCGCTGAAGCATGTGTGCATCATCTTTATTTTAATGATCAATATTATACAAGTTTAGGAAACCAAATAAAATGCAATCCGGCTATTAAAACTATCGAGGATTCAATAGCTATTGCCAATGGATTGATTGAAAATAAATTAGATGTGATTGCTACGGATCATGCACCGCATACTTGGTTAGAAAAATCTGAAAAATACAGTAAAGCTCCAGCAGGATTGCCATTGGTTCAACATCCGCTATCACTAATGATAACAATGGCCGAAAGATTTCATTGGGATCTTCCATTTGTCGTACAAAAAATGGCGCATAATCCTGCAATCTGTTTTAAAATCAAAGACCGTGGTTACCTTCGGGAAGGTTATTTTGCAGATCTTGTTTTGGTAGATGTAAATCAAACATACAAAGTCGAGAAAAAAGATCTTTTGTATAAATGTAATTGGTCACCTTTAGAAGGTATTGAATTAAAAGGTCAGGTGATGTCGACATTTGTAAATGGGGAAAAGGTATTTGATGGAAAGCAAGTTATGCAAATGAATGCTGCGAGGAGGTTGGGGTTTGATAGAGGATAGGGTAGTGAATGTAAAATGTTTCAATAATAGATTAAAAGAAACTTCAGTTTTGAAAAATGCTCACCTAACGCTGTATTTTGAACGATTAAATTTGTATTTGTAAGTTCATTTTCCGGTGAGTAAAAGTGATTTTATATTTGAATGAACTATGTTTTAAAATTTGTTGTAGGTGATAATCCCATTACTTATAAAGGAGGATATTTTATTCTTTTTCAACTTTTGAAAAGATTCATAAAGACAGCCTAATTAAAAAGAAATTCTAAGGCTTGAAAATATAAAGTTATAAATTAGTATTTTCTTCCTGCAGCTTACCATAGAAGTAGGAAATTTTATTATCTACATCATCAAAGGTTACGATTTCTTTGTTTTTGTTAAATTCAAAATAACTTAACAATCCAAAGTCACCAGAACACATTGCAGTATGCGTTAGCAAAGTACCAACAATTGTCAATGTCCAGTTAGGATTCACAGTAAAAAATAATACCATTAAAATAGTTGTGATTATTACAAATGGTGCAAGTGCAATAATCTCAAACTCTTTCTTGTTTGCTACAAATTTGTCTGCAAGAGCCATAAAATAGAATTTTTTAAGGTTTGCATCATAAGAAGTATTTTTAGCTCCCTGCGATTTATAAGCTAATATGTGAATGTATTCGTGAAGTGGTAATAATCCGAATGCAATCGCAAGTCCATAGCTAAAATGTGTAAAACGATTGCCAAGGTCAAAGTCAGGTTTGTCAAATCCATTCATAAATAAATATCCCGCGAGTCCAAAAATAAAGAAGTTGCAGAAATAGTAAAAAATTGAATACTTTGTCCGTTTATTAATATATGTTCTTATGAATGGAACTAATTCATTATGTCCAAATTTGTCAAGTAAAACATAACCCTCAACTTTTAATTCTTCTGGTTTGATTTTCATTTTGACATTCTTTTTCTTTACCCCAGAGCACCATGGTCTGCGATAGTGGTATTGCTATAAATTGGTTCGATTTTTAGGATTGTTATTTTCTTTAATTATAAACTCCTAAATTAAATTTGAAATGGTCTAGCAATCTATTTTTTTGTCAAATACAATCCGACCTCGATCATCATATTTTACAGTAGCCGCAGAGGTATTAGGATCGTGTTCAAAAATAAGAATGTGTTGATGATCTGCAGCTTGTTTTAATAAAAATTCTTTTTCCTGCAGAGATACTAATGGTCGAACATCATAAGCCATAATATAGGGCATGCCTATATGAAATGATGAAGGCAGTAAATCGGCACAGTAAATATATTTTTGATTATTAAATTCTATTTCAAGAGTCATCATCGCTTCTGTATGCCCAAACGAATAGCGAATAACAATGCCAGGTAACCATTCAACATACGCTTTATCCGATTCGATAAAATGTAAAACACCTGCATCCAATAATGGGACAAAATTTTCTTTAAGAAAAGATCCGCGCTCTCGTTCATTAGGATTCATAGCCCAATCCCAATGTCGCTCATTTGACCAATAATTAGCATTTGGAAAAGCAGGTACCAGGCTTCCATTTTCAAGTCTTTTGACAGCACCACCGCAATGATCAAAATGTAAATGAGTCAAAAAAACATCCGTAATATCCTCTGCTTCAAATGCGCGTTCTTCCAATGATTTGATTAAACTTGCATTGCCGTGTGGGTGAAAAAAAGATCTGAATTTGCTATCCTGTTTCTCACCCATCCCACAATCTACCAGAATTTTCTTTTCGTCTGTTTCTATTAAAAGGCAACGCATAGACCAGGTACACATATTCTGCTCATCTGGCGGATTGAGTTTTACCCACATGCTTTTTGGGATCACTCCAAACATAGCACCGCCATCTAATTTAAAATATCCGGTCTCTATAGTTTGAATGGATTTAATCATATCATGTATTTTCTCATTCCTGATTTGATAACTGTAATTGCGATCTTATGTTTAGCATTTGTATTGCTGTAATCGCAGCTTCTTCTCCTTTGTTTCCAAATTTGCCACCTGCACGATCTTCTGCTTGTTGTATATTGTTTACGGTGAGCACTCCAAATATAATAGGTTTTTCACTTGAAATGTTTAAATCTAAAATGGCTTTTGATATTGAATGCGCAATAAATTCATCATGTTTTGTTTCTCCCTGAATAATACAACCAAGACACAAGATGGCATCCGATTTATAATATTCTAATGCCCATTTTGCTGTCAATGGAAGTTCAAATGATCCTGGTACAGCAATCGTTTTGATTTGTGATGTCGGAACTCCACAATTCGTTAACAGCTGGATTGCACCAAGTTCTAATTTACAGGTGATTTCAGAATTCCATTGGGCTGTCAGAATACAATATGTAAATTGCGTAGCCAGCTGGATTTCTAACGGATTCAGCGAGGATATGCTTTTTAAGCTACCCGCCATATAAACAGGAATTAGCTAGTTTACTCAAGCGGTATAATAAACTTATCAATTCCGTTTCCATCTGGGGAATCCGGATATTTTGTTTTGATTTCTTTAAATGCTTTTAATGCACCTTCCTTATCGCCAAGTTTTTGCTTGAGAACTCCTAGTTTTTTCAAATTGACAGGTGTTAAAAATTCATTTTCTATAACCGTAGTCGCTTTTTGATAATATTTTAATGCTCCTTCTAAATCATTTAATTCAGCACTCACATCACCTAAAGCTGCATTTTTTAGGATCGGCATTATTTTACCATTTGCATCGAAGTCTTCAAAGTATTGTTTAGCTTCTTCGTATTTCTGAAGATTTAAACAACACATTCCTGCATAATATTTTGCAAGATTTCCTGCTGCGGTACCACTATAATTTTCAGAAATTTCTGCAAATCCAGCAAAACCACCACCCGGATTATTTAAGGCAAGATCAAAAGAATCTTTTTCAAATAAAAATTCTGCTTGGTACATTTGTTCGAGCGCTTCAAGGTTTT from Saprospiraceae bacterium carries:
- a CDS encoding 6,7-dimethyl-8-ribityllumazine synthase codes for the protein MAGSLKSISSLNPLEIQLATQFTYCILTAQWNSEITCKLELGAIQLLTNCGVPTSQIKTIAVPGSFELPLTAKWALEYYKSDAILCLGCIIQGETKHDEFIAHSISKAILDLNISSEKPIIFGVLTVNNIQQAEDRAGGKFGNKGEEAAITAIQMLNIRSQLQLSNQE
- a CDS encoding DUF3267 domain-containing protein; its protein translation is MKIKPEELKVEGYVLLDKFGHNELVPFIRTYINKRTKYSIFYYFCNFFIFGLAGYLFMNGFDKPDFDLGNRFTHFSYGLAIAFGLLPLHEYIHILAYKSQGAKNTSYDANLKKFYFMALADKFVANKKEFEIIALAPFVIITTILMVLFFTVNPNWTLTIVGTLLTHTAMCSGDFGLLSYFEFNKNKEIVTFDDVDNKISYFYGKLQEENTNL
- a CDS encoding tetratricopeptide repeat protein; this encodes MAKGYRSGVTPRNVKTASSKEDTLIDIGDVKHHAEDFYEKHKLTILGVLGGLVLVIGGWLLYKFMYQEPKNLEALEQMYQAEFLFEKDSFDLALNNPGGGFAGFAEISENYSGTAAGNLAKYYAGMCCLNLQKYEEAKQYFEDFDANGKIMPILKNAALGDVSAELNDLEGALKYYQKATTVIENEFLTPVNLKKLGVLKQKLGDKEGALKAFKEIKTKYPDSPDGNGIDKFIIPLE
- a CDS encoding 5-(carboxyamino)imidazole ribonucleotide synthase, translated to MFYIPGDLNIGILGGGQLGRMLAQEGYSLGLELFFLDKSRDYPAGRASANFIEGDITSYEDVVGFGQVLQIITIEIENVNTKGLYKLEALGILVYPQAAIIDLIKDKGNQKQFYKDHHFPTAPFRLFNSKLEIEEAIDSGALSFPFVQKLRTGGYDGKGVELIHDETFIPKLMDGHSVIETLADIKKEISVIAVRNIIGETKVYPAVSMDFHPTANLVEFVICPAEIPDDIEKKASKIAFELANKLEIVGLLAVEFFYNKDGSIWINEMAPRPHNSGHITMDNGATSQFENHLRAISGLSIGSTQHTRAAVMVNLLGEEGYAGKARYVGLDEILKIDGVHVHIYGKEETRPNRKMGHVTITDSNLERCKEIAKFVAQTIKVIS
- a CDS encoding MBL fold metallo-hydrolase; the encoded protein is MIKSIQTIETGYFKLDGGAMFGVIPKSMWVKLNPPDEQNMCTWSMRCLLIETDEKKILVDCGMGEKQDSKFRSFFHPHGNASLIKSLEERAFEAEDITDVFLTHLHFDHCGGAVKRLENGSLVPAFPNANYWSNERHWDWAMNPNERERGSFLKENFVPLLDAGVLHFIESDKAYVEWLPGIVIRYSFGHTEAMMTLEIEFNNQKYIYCADLLPSSFHIGMPYIMAYDVRPLVSLQEKEFLLKQAADHQHILIFEHDPNTSAATVKYDDRGRIVFDKKIDC
- a CDS encoding dihydroorotase; its protein translation is MSKLLIKNALLVNEGSIFESDILIKNDRIDRIDRNISSSNADILDAGGKHLIPGCIDDQVHFREPGLTHKATIATESAAAAAGGVTSFMEMPNTIPNALTGALLEDKYQIAAKSSFVNYSFYMGVSNENLEAVLKVNYDEVCGIKVFMGSSTGNMLVDRLQVLESLFKEAPVLIATHCEDEKTIHHNLDLAFAKYGDDIPVTEHPNIRSREACYLSSSLAVALAKKHDTRLHILHISTKEELDLFDNSIPLNEKRITAEACVHHLYFNDQYYTSLGNQIKCNPAIKTIEDSIAIANGLIENKLDVIATDHAPHTWLEKSEKYSKAPAGLPLVQHPLSLMITMAERFHWDLPFVVQKMAHNPAICFKIKDRGYLREGYFADLVLVDVNQTYKVEKKDLLYKCNWSPLEGIELKGQVMSTFVNGEKVFDGKQVMQMNAARRLGFDRG